The following coding sequences lie in one Arachis ipaensis cultivar K30076 chromosome B05, Araip1.1, whole genome shotgun sequence genomic window:
- the LOC107639976 gene encoding uncharacterized protein LOC107639976, whose product MAVPLRMSNNNKRAVLARLKSLINTQQLQRFCTSMQPKGKLDDRLSPKGDLDYSALKERNDFLKWKTLDASKLGITTSKLSYPSQIVLKHLSRKGFKSYLVGGCVRDLLLNRTPKDFDVITTGELNEVKKHCRTIGHSIIVGRRFPVCLVNVKGSQIEVTSFATEAQTFEGSDQVRRTLLPKSKCNNKEDLIRCKNSLYRDFTINSLFYDPSADKIYDYANGIADLRSLKLETVIPAQLSFKEDPGRILRGFRMAARLGLSLSREIEAAILAYSSRVKNMNKVTQLKFYDGMLPEWVTTKREYTLLLHTAAAYLDEQADKGVLASNMLMKLFFHLDNLVTCDRPSDCTLWIGLLAFHLALVNNPQEALVVWALASILYHGNWKDGVKFAKEHAAVAVNFAPEIRMSCLNKSEEEIAKAVTELASHVIHSVCVLVNNDSLRQSMARYPSSPCSGTVFVSGKKGQIVGDIFRVLVNDVQLYRSKRKGSKIKYGMLSQGSIEEIRYVLGKIVLNTMISCIVENKDDFEAEKCHLKTEDTEESGQSQISNSVIHKSVARKHERQALSPSPESKQGKIKKQKLVDNDRVPEQKVDVASHELVFKETSQEGQKQAKLTQKVDPSMMKGFVPKMKKHPIKHPARRMKTVKQNSHTPSQFKVSKNHREVADSCNINVDAKVLKKRSQSSSDEKVLKHSLSSLFRK is encoded by the exons ATGGCGGTTCCGCTCAGAATGAGCAACAACAATAAGCGTGCTGTGCTTGCTCGTTTGAAATCCCTCATCAACACACAGCAG TTGCAGAGGTTCTGCACTTCTATGCAGCCCAAAGGGAAACTGGATGATCGCTTGTCTCCAAAAGGGGACTTAGATTACTCGGCTCTGAAAG AACGCAATGACTTCTTGAAATGGAAGACTCTGGACGCTAGTAAGCTTGGTATAACCACTTCTAAGCTTTCGTATCCATCTCAGATTGTCTTGAAACATCTTAGCCGCAAAG GATTTAAGTCCTATTTGGTAGGTGGGTGTGTGAGAGATCTACTATTGAATAGAACTCCAAAAGATTTTGATGTCATCACCACAGGGGAGCTTAATGAG GTGAAAAAGCATTGCCGTACAATAGGCCATTCTATAATTGTAGGGCGACGTTTTCCAGTATGCCTTGTTAATGTAAAAGGTTCTCAAATAGAG GTAACCAGTTTTGCGACAGAGGCACAGACATTTGAAGGGAGTGACCAAGTTCGACGCACTCTATTGCCCAAATCCAAATGCAATAATAAAGAAGACTTAATTCGCTGCAAAAACTCCTTGTACAGAGACTTCACAATTAATAG TTTATTTTATGACCCCTCTGCTGATAAGATATACGATTATGCCAATGGAATCGCTGATTTGAGGTCCTTGAAG CTTGAAACCGTGATCCCTGCTCAACTGTCCTTCAAAGAGGACCCTG GGAGAATTTTGCGTGGCTTCAGAATGGCAGCTCGGCTAGGTTTATCATTATCAAGGGAGATTGAGGCTGCTATTTTGGCTTATTCTTCACGAGTTAAGAACATGAACAAGGTAACTCAATTGAAATTTTATGATGGTATGCTTCCTGAATGGGTGACCACCAAGCGAGAATATACTTTGCTGTTGCATACTGCC GCAGCATATCTTGATGAACAGGCGGATAAAGGTGTTCTTGCTTCCAATATGTTGATG AAATTATTCTTCCATCTGGATAATTTGGTGACATGTGATCGGCCTTCTGATTGCACTCTATG GATTGGGTTGCTAGCATTTCACCTAGCATTAGTAAATAACCCGCAAGAAGCCCTTGTGGTGTGGGCTCTTGCTTCTATTCTATATCATGGGAATTGGAAAGACGGTGTTAAATTCGCTAAAGAACATGCAGCAGTGGCTGTTAATTTTGCACCTGAAATAAGGATGTCCTGTTTGAACAAATCagaagaagaaattgcaaaaGCAGTCACTGAATTGGCATCTCATGTGATACACTCTGTATGTGTGCTGGTTAATAATGATAGTCTTCGTCAATCCATGGCTAGATACCCATCTTCTCCATGCTCTGGCACT GTATTTGTATCAGGGAAAAAAGGGCAGATTGTTGGTGATATTTTCAGAGTGCTAGTCAATGATGTCCAACTTTATAGGAGTAAAAGAAAAGGTTCAAAGATAAAATATGGCATGCTTAGCCAGGGCAGTATTGAAGAGATTAGATATGTTTTGGGCAAAATTGTTCTCAACACTATGATTAGTTGCATTGTTGAGAACAAGGATGATTTTGAGGCTGAAAAATGTCATCTTAAGACTGAGGACACTGAGGAAAGTGGCCAGTCacaaatttcaaattcagtaaTCCATAAATCGGTTGCAAGGAAACATGAAAGACAAGCTTTATCACCAAGTCCAGAAAGTAAGCAAGGAAAAATCAAGAAACAGAAACTGGTTGACAATGATCGTGTTCCAGAGCAGAAAGTGGACGTGGCGAGCCATGaattggttttcaaggaaaccaGTCAAGAGGGGCAGAAGCAAGCAAAATTAACTCAGAAGGTTGATCCATCTATGATGAAGGGCTTTGTGCCGAAAATGAAAAAACATCCAATAAAGCATCCAGCGAGGCGTATGAAGACGGTCAAACAGAACTCACACACACCATCACAATTTAAAGTGTCTAAGAATCATCGTGAAGTAGCTGACAGCTGCAACATAAATGTGGATGCaaaagttttgaagaaaaggtcCCAATCATCATCTGATGAAAAAGTTTTGAAGCATTCCCTCTCCAGTCTCTTCAGAAAATGA
- the LOC107642513 gene encoding ubiquitin domain-containing protein DSK2b, with protein MGGEGAVEDSKANTTEGGGGGGGVNINIRCSNGSKFSVSIGLDSTVVSFKEVVARSCDIPANQQRLIYKGRILKDDQTLQSYGXFNWHCLEADHTVHLVRGFAPSGAGGGTNTTGANSTANTRGAGATEGGGLGASPFPGLGLNGMGGNGLGGLFGAGFPDLEQMQQPFLSNPNIVREIMNTPAMQNLINNPEIVRNLIMNNPQMQELMDRNPELAHILNDPSTLRQTLEATRNPEIMREMMRNTDRAMSNIESSPEGFNMLRRMYENVQEPFLNATTMTGNTGNEQVRNQATNPSTTSSDATSPVPNTNPLPNPWSAAGTGGAQNTTRRSTTGADARQQTPPTGLGGAGLPDLDGMLGGMPDAALLTQLMQNPAISQMMQSILSNPQTMNQILGVNAEQRGMPDLNSLREVMQNPEFLRLFSSPETLQQLMSFQQALLSQLGQQQSTQEPGQTGGGPGSMNNLSLEMLSSMFGGLGAGSLAVPNRSNEPPEQLYATQLSQLQEMGFFDTQENIRALIATSGNVHAAVERLLGNSGQ; from the exons ATGGGAGGTGAAGGTGCTGTGGAGGACTCCAAGGCCAACACCACCGAGGGAGGAGGCGGTGGAGGAGGAGTCAACATCAACATTCGGTGCTCGAACGGTTCAAAGTTCTCCGTTTCAATTGGTCTAGATTCCACCGTCGTCTCCTTCAAGGAGGTTGTGGCTCGCAGTTGTGACATACCTGCTAACCAACAGCGCCTGATTTACAAAGGTCGCATCCTCAAGGATGATCAAACTCTCCAGAGCTACGGNNATTTTAATTGGCACT GTTTGGAGGCAGACCACACTGTCCATTTGGTTCGTGGCTTTGCGCCTTCAGGTGCTGGTGGTGGGACCAATACTACTGGTGCTAACAGCACAGCTAATACGAGAGGTGCCGGAGCTACTGAGGGTGGGGGCTTAGGTGCTTCACCATTCCCTGGGTTAGGACTCAATGGGATGGGGGGCAATGGCCTTGGTGGTTTATTTGGAGCGGGCTTTCCTGATCTTGAACAGATGCAGCAACCATTCTTGTCGAATCCCAATATTGTGAGGGAAATAATGAACACACCTGCCATGCAGAATTTAATAAATAATCCCGAGATAGTGCGGAATCTTATAATGAATAACCCACAGATGCAAGAGCTCATGGATCGAAACCCTGAGCTAGCACACATCCTTAATGATCCCAGCACACTTCGCCAAACACTTGAAGCTACAAGGAATCCTGAGATCATGCGCGAAATGATGAGGAATACGGACAGAGCAATGAGCAACATTGAATCCTCTCCTGAGGGATTCAACATGCTGAGGCGTATGTACGAAAATGTTCAAGAGCCCTTTCTAAATGCCACTACAATGACTGGTAATACAGGAAATGAACAAGTTAGAAACCAAGCGACAAATCCCTCAACTACTAGTTCTGATGCAACTTCCCCCGTGCCCAATACTAACCCACTTCCCAATCCTTGGTCAGCTGCTGGGA CTGGAGGTGCCCAAAATACCACTAGAAGATCAACTACTGGTGCGGATGCTCGGCAGCAGACACCACCCACTGGCTTAGGAGGGGCTGGTCTGCCCGATCTTGATGGTATGTTGGGTGGCATGCCAGATGCTGCTTTACTCACACAGTTAATGCAAAATCCAGCTATTTCACAGATGATGCAAAGTATCCTCTCCAATCCACAGACTATGAATCAG ATTCTTGGAGTCAATGCTGAGCAGCGTGGCATGCCTGATTTAAATTCTCTCAGAGAAGTGATGCAAAACCCAGAATTTCTTCGTCTATTTTCCTCACCAGAGACCCTGCAG CAACTTATGTCTTTCCAGCAAGCTCTCTTGTCCCAGCTTGGTCAGCAACAATCAACACA GGAACCAGGTCAAACAGGTGGAGGCCCTG GATCGATGAACAACTTGAGTTTGGAAATGCTATCGAGCATGTTTGGCGGACTTGGAGCTGGCAGCCTAGCTGTTCCAAACAGATCAAATG AACCACCTGAGCAGCTGTATGCTACCCAACTTtcgcagctgcaagagatgggaTTCTTCGACACGCAAGAAAACATAAGGGCTCTTATTGCCACGTCGGGGAATGTTCATGCAGCTGTTGAGCGCCTTTTGGGGAACTCTGGACAGTAG